From Streptomyces asiaticus, one genomic window encodes:
- a CDS encoding cytochrome P450 has protein sequence MSETLSLPGTVKAERRCPYDPPEAHRRLRDAGELGKLELPGGLVMWFLTKHDDIRAMLADSRFSGARVPFPAMSPEIPAGFFFSMDPPDHTRYRRTLTAEFSVRGARELTGRIERLADRHLDAMEAAGTSADLVAAYASPVPAMVISDILGVPYTYHQKFDHEVRTLRETGGDDQAVGAMATAWWDEMRGFVRTKRAEPGDDMISRLLHDEVEGGALTDEEVVGIAMTIIFAGHEPVENLIGLGMLALFQDREQLTRLRENPDLIDSAVEEFLRYFPVNNFGTVRTATEDAVINGHPIAKGEIVAGLVSTANRDPERFADPDRLVLDRSHTSHLAFGHGVHQCLGQQLARVELKVLLQRLLVRFPALRLAVAPEEIRYRENTSFYGVHELPVTWAAE, from the coding sequence GTGAGCGAGACCTTGTCCCTTCCGGGGACCGTGAAGGCCGAACGGCGTTGTCCGTACGACCCGCCGGAGGCCCACCGCCGACTGCGGGACGCGGGCGAACTGGGCAAACTGGAGCTGCCCGGTGGTCTGGTGATGTGGTTCCTGACCAAGCACGACGACATCAGGGCCATGCTGGCCGACTCCCGGTTCAGCGGCGCCCGGGTGCCGTTCCCGGCGATGAGTCCGGAGATACCGGCGGGCTTCTTCTTCTCCATGGACCCGCCGGACCACACCCGCTACCGCCGCACGCTCACCGCCGAGTTCTCGGTGCGCGGTGCACGCGAACTGACCGGCCGGATCGAGCGGCTGGCCGACCGGCACCTCGATGCGATGGAGGCGGCGGGCACGAGCGCGGACCTCGTGGCGGCCTATGCCAGTCCGGTGCCCGCGATGGTGATCTCCGACATCCTCGGCGTGCCGTACACCTACCACCAGAAGTTCGACCACGAGGTCCGCACGCTCCGGGAGACCGGCGGCGACGATCAGGCCGTCGGCGCGATGGCCACCGCGTGGTGGGACGAGATGCGCGGATTCGTGCGTACCAAGCGGGCCGAGCCCGGGGACGACATGATCAGCAGGCTGCTGCATGATGAGGTCGAGGGCGGTGCGCTGACCGACGAGGAGGTGGTCGGCATTGCGATGACCATCATTTTCGCCGGTCATGAACCCGTGGAGAACCTGATCGGCCTCGGCATGCTGGCGCTGTTCCAGGACCGTGAGCAGCTGACCCGGCTGCGGGAGAACCCCGATCTCATTGACAGCGCCGTGGAGGAGTTCCTTCGCTACTTCCCCGTCAACAACTTCGGCACGGTGCGTACCGCCACCGAGGATGCCGTGATCAATGGTCACCCCATCGCGAAGGGCGAGATCGTGGCCGGTCTGGTGTCCACCGCCAACCGGGACCCCGAGCGGTTCGCCGACCCCGACCGCCTCGTCCTCGACCGGTCGCACACCTCTCACCTCGCGTTCGGGCACGGTGTGCACCAGTGTCTGGGCCAGCAGTTGGCGAGGGTGGAACTGAAGGTGCTCCTACAGCGGTTGCTCGTCAGGTTCCCCGCTCTGCGGCTGGCGGTGGCCCCGGAGGAGATCAGGTACCGGGAGAACACCTCGTTCTACGGTGTCCACGAGCTGCCGGTGACCTGGGCGGCTGAGTAG
- a CDS encoding DUF1775 domain-containing protein: MKAHRLPSRPRPRRIGALAVAASALVLATAGPALAHTEVSASDSRALAKNVTLTFESEAEDDGAGFTEIRTVLPKGIDPGDVELKEAPKGWKLKPTGDGYSVGGPALAPGENAEHSIVVRQLPDATSLAFKTVDTYEGGKVSRWIEVARDGEPEPENPAPLLKLKAAPADATPDASTSASPSPKPESEAPSSDGKKPSKAATSDGGSAWPAVGIIIGVCLFALAGGFVLFQQRRGSDQ, translated from the coding sequence GTGAAAGCACATCGTCTGCCGTCGCGCCCGCGGCCACGGCGGATCGGCGCCCTGGCCGTCGCCGCCTCAGCGCTCGTCCTTGCCACGGCGGGCCCCGCCCTGGCCCACACCGAGGTGAGCGCCTCCGACTCGCGCGCCCTGGCGAAGAACGTCACGCTGACGTTCGAGTCGGAGGCTGAGGACGATGGGGCCGGTTTCACCGAGATCCGGACCGTGTTGCCCAAGGGCATCGACCCCGGCGATGTGGAGCTGAAGGAGGCCCCGAAGGGCTGGAAGCTGAAGCCCACCGGTGACGGCTACTCGGTCGGCGGCCCGGCGCTCGCACCCGGTGAGAACGCCGAACACAGCATCGTCGTACGGCAGTTGCCCGATGCCACATCGCTGGCCTTCAAGACCGTGGACACCTACGAGGGCGGCAAGGTGTCGCGGTGGATCGAGGTGGCCCGGGACGGGGAGCCGGAGCCGGAGAATCCCGCCCCGCTGCTGAAGCTCAAGGCCGCGCCCGCCGACGCCACCCCGGACGCCTCGACCTCGGCCTCGCCCTCCCCGAAACCGGAGAGCGAGGCACCGAGCTCGGACGGCAAGAAGCCTTCGAAGGCCGCGACATCCGACGGCGGATCCGCGTGGCCCGCCGTGGGCATCATCATCGGCGTCTGTCTGTTCGCCCTGGCCGGAGGGTTTGTGCTGTTCCAACAGCGGCGCGGCTCGGACCAATGA
- a CDS encoding TIGR03618 family F420-dependent PPOX class oxidoreductase — MTTTENTSPANGAETKPGTGPAPRVLTEEELSKTLRDQRFSVLATVKRSGHPHLSTVIHQWSPEERVLRISSTADRLKVRQLRRDPHAAVHVGAPDGWSFAVAEGEAEVSEVTTIPGDAVGRELLSMTPGFADPHDETAFLEQLVADGRVVIRIRVSRLYGTALDVTTT, encoded by the coding sequence ATGACGACGACCGAGAACACGAGCCCGGCGAACGGCGCCGAGACGAAGCCCGGCACCGGACCCGCGCCCCGGGTGCTCACCGAGGAGGAGCTGTCCAAGACGCTGCGGGACCAGCGGTTCAGTGTGCTCGCCACCGTCAAGCGCAGCGGCCACCCCCATCTGTCGACCGTGATCCACCAGTGGAGCCCCGAGGAGCGCGTGTTGCGCATCTCCTCGACCGCCGACCGGCTCAAGGTGCGTCAGCTGCGCCGCGACCCTCACGCCGCTGTGCATGTGGGCGCCCCGGACGGCTGGTCGTTCGCGGTCGCCGAAGGCGAAGCGGAGGTGTCGGAGGTGACGACCATCCCCGGGGACGCGGTCGGGCGCGAACTGCTGTCCATGACGCCCGGTTTCGCCGATCCACACGACGAGACGGCCTTCCTGGAGCAGTTGGTGGCGGACGGGCGGGTCGTGATCAGGATCCGGGTGTCCCGTCTGTACGGAACGGCCCTCGACGTGACCACCACCTGA
- a CDS encoding MFS transporter yields MSATSSTPTSPRIPPSRQLALGVIATGMLMVILDGSIVTVAMPAIQSDLRFSPAGLSWVVNAYLIAFGGLLLLGGRIGDLIGRKRVFLTGTAVFTAASLLTAVATSPAVLIAARFLQGVGSAMASAVSLGILVTLFTEPAERSKAIAVFSFTGAAGASIGQVLGGLLTDALSWHWIFLINLPIGLLTLAVAIPVLPADRGPGLAAGADVLGALLVTAGLMLGIYTVVKVADHGWTAARTLVLGAVSILLIALFLVRQATARTPLMPLRILRSRGVAGANLVQLLMVAALFSFQILVALYLRNVLGYDATGSGLAMLPAAIAIGAVSLGVSARLSARFGDRAVLLTGLALLTGVLGLLIRVPVHARYVPDLLPVMLLAAGFGLALPALTSLGMSGAKEDEAGLVSGLFNTTQQIGMALGVAVLSTLAASRTDALIARGKGRAEALTGGYHLAFAVGTGLIVAAFAVAFTVLRAPARKPPAMPRNANPPATPVTTA; encoded by the coding sequence ATGTCCGCCACCTCATCCACCCCGACGTCTCCTCGCATCCCCCCTTCACGCCAACTGGCCCTCGGGGTCATCGCCACCGGCATGCTGATGGTGATCCTCGACGGCAGCATCGTGACGGTGGCCATGCCCGCCATCCAGAGCGATCTGCGGTTCTCCCCCGCCGGGCTCAGCTGGGTCGTCAACGCCTACCTGATCGCGTTCGGCGGCCTGCTGCTGCTCGGCGGCCGCATCGGCGATCTCATCGGCCGTAAGCGGGTGTTCCTGACCGGCACCGCGGTGTTCACCGCGGCCTCGCTGCTCACGGCCGTGGCCACCTCCCCCGCGGTGCTGATCGCCGCCCGGTTCCTCCAGGGGGTCGGCAGCGCGATGGCCTCCGCGGTCAGCCTGGGCATCCTGGTCACACTCTTCACCGAACCCGCCGAACGGTCGAAGGCGATCGCCGTGTTCAGCTTCACCGGCGCCGCCGGAGCGTCGATCGGCCAGGTACTCGGCGGCCTCCTCACCGACGCGCTCAGCTGGCACTGGATCTTCCTGATCAATCTGCCGATCGGACTGCTGACGCTCGCGGTCGCCATACCCGTCCTGCCCGCCGACCGCGGGCCGGGCCTCGCGGCCGGTGCCGATGTCCTCGGCGCCCTGCTCGTCACGGCCGGGCTGATGCTGGGCATCTACACCGTGGTCAAGGTGGCGGACCACGGCTGGACGGCGGCGCGCACACTCGTCCTCGGCGCCGTCTCGATCCTCCTGATCGCCCTGTTCCTGGTCCGCCAGGCCACCGCCCGCACCCCGCTGATGCCCCTGCGGATCCTGCGGTCACGCGGGGTGGCGGGGGCCAATCTGGTCCAGCTCCTGATGGTGGCCGCGCTCTTCTCGTTCCAGATCCTCGTCGCCCTCTATCTGCGCAATGTGCTGGGGTACGACGCCACCGGAAGCGGTCTGGCCATGCTCCCGGCCGCCATCGCCATCGGCGCGGTGTCCCTCGGCGTCTCCGCGCGGCTCAGCGCCCGCTTCGGCGACCGCGCGGTGCTGCTGACCGGGCTGGCCCTCCTGACCGGCGTTCTCGGCCTGCTCATCCGCGTCCCCGTGCACGCCCGGTACGTCCCCGACCTCCTCCCGGTGATGCTGCTCGCCGCCGGTTTCGGGCTGGCGCTCCCGGCGCTGACCAGCCTCGGCATGTCCGGTGCGAAGGAGGACGAGGCCGGTCTCGTCTCCGGGTTGTTCAACACCACCCAGCAGATCGGCATGGCGCTGGGCGTCGCGGTGCTGTCCACCCTGGCCGCCTCCCGCACAGACGCCCTGATCGCCCGGGGCAAGGGCCGGGCCGAGGCGCTGACCGGCGGCTACCACCTGGCCTTCGCCGTCGGAACGGGGCTCATCGTGGCGGCCTTCGCGGTGGCGTTCACCGTACTGCGAGCACCTGCGCGGAAGCCCCCCGCCATGCCGCGGAACGCCAATCCCCCCGCCACACCGGTCACCACCGCCTGA
- a CDS encoding MarR family winged helix-turn-helix transcriptional regulator, whose protein sequence is MTAMAPTKTEPDLSFLLDHTSHVLRTQMSAALAEIGLTARMHCVLVHALEEERTQAQLAELGDMDKTTMVVTVDALEKAGLAERRASTHDRRARIIAVTEEGARIAERSQEIVDRVHREALAALPETQRAALVRALTRLSEGHLATPAESPRPARRARQREK, encoded by the coding sequence ATGACCGCCATGGCGCCCACCAAGACCGAACCCGACCTGTCGTTCCTCCTCGACCACACCAGCCACGTCCTCCGCACCCAGATGTCGGCCGCGCTCGCCGAGATCGGGCTGACGGCGCGCATGCACTGCGTACTGGTCCACGCCCTGGAGGAGGAGCGCACCCAGGCGCAGCTCGCCGAGCTCGGCGACATGGACAAGACCACGATGGTGGTGACGGTGGACGCCCTGGAGAAGGCGGGCCTCGCGGAGCGGCGTGCCTCGACCCACGATCGCCGGGCCCGGATCATCGCGGTCACCGAGGAGGGCGCGCGGATCGCCGAGCGGAGCCAGGAGATCGTGGACCGCGTCCACCGCGAGGCACTGGCGGCACTCCCCGAGACCCAACGCGCCGCATTGGTAAGGGCGTTGACCCGGCTGTCCGAGGGACATCTGGCCACGCCCGCCGAGAGCCCCCGCCCGGCCCGGAGGGCGCGGCAGCGCGAGAAGTAG
- a CDS encoding LysR family transcriptional regulator, which translates to MDVELRQLRCLVAIVDEGTFTDAAIALGVSQAAVSRALAALERALGTRLLRRTSREVTPTGTGLRVVAHARRVLAEVEGLIREAVSGHAHLRIGYAWSALGRHTPAFQRRWAQAYPETELHLVRVNSATAGLTEGACDLAVVRRPLDERRFDSAIVGLERRLCAVAADDPLARRRSVRLADLSGRTLLVDRRTGTTTAELWPPDSRPATEETHDVEDWLTVISAGRCVGMTAESTANQYPRPGIAYRPVRDAEPIAVRLAWWRDDPHPATQTAVELLTTLYRNG; encoded by the coding sequence ATGGATGTGGAACTGCGGCAACTGCGCTGCCTCGTCGCGATCGTCGACGAGGGCACCTTCACCGACGCCGCCATCGCGCTCGGCGTCTCCCAGGCGGCCGTGTCCCGGGCCCTGGCCGCGCTCGAACGCGCCCTGGGGACAAGGCTGTTGCGGCGCACCTCCCGTGAGGTGACCCCGACGGGCACCGGGCTGCGCGTGGTGGCACACGCCCGGCGGGTGCTGGCCGAGGTGGAAGGGCTGATCCGGGAGGCCGTATCGGGCCACGCCCATCTGCGGATCGGTTACGCCTGGTCCGCGCTGGGCCGTCACACCCCCGCCTTCCAGCGCCGCTGGGCCCAGGCGTATCCCGAGACCGAGCTGCACCTCGTCCGCGTCAATTCCGCCACCGCGGGGCTGACGGAGGGCGCCTGCGACCTGGCCGTGGTGCGCAGACCGCTCGACGAGCGCCGCTTCGACTCCGCCATCGTCGGACTGGAGCGGCGGCTGTGCGCCGTGGCCGCCGACGACCCGCTCGCCAGGCGCCGCTCGGTCCGGCTGGCCGACCTCAGCGGGCGCACCCTGCTGGTCGACCGCAGGACCGGCACCACCACCGCGGAGCTGTGGCCGCCCGACTCCCGGCCGGCCACGGAGGAGACCCACGACGTGGAGGACTGGCTCACCGTGATCTCCGCGGGCCGCTGCGTCGGCATGACGGCGGAGTCCACCGCCAACCAGTATCCGAGGCCCGGAATCGCCTACCGGCCGGTCCGCGACGCCGAGCCGATCGCGGTACGCCTCGCCTGGTGGCGGGACGACCCGCACCCCGCCACCCAGACCGCGGTCGAGCTGCTGACCACCCTCTACCGCAACGGCTGA
- a CDS encoding EamA family transporter has translation MRLAPASRTPSPRATETAHRTAPTPADSDLGQGLDSSLDPSLGQGLEQGVAPDLDQRPTGRRFAGVATMIGSGLSNQTGAAIGSQAFPVIGPIGVVAVRQYVAAIVLLAVGRPRLRNFTWWQWRPVVGLAVVFGTMNLSLYSAIDRIGLGLAVTLEFLGPLCIALAGSRRRVDACCALVAAAAVVTLMRPRPSADYLGMGLGLLAAVCWASYILLNRAVGRRVPGAQGSAAAAGISALMFLPVGIAVAVHQPPTVSAAAYAVVAGVLSSAVPYLADLFTLRRVPAQAFGLFMSVNPVLAALVGWVGLGQSLGWTEWISVGAIVVANALSILTRRG, from the coding sequence ATGCGACTCGCCCCCGCGTCACGCACCCCGTCCCCACGAGCGACCGAAACCGCACACCGCACCGCGCCGACCCCTGCCGACTCCGACCTGGGGCAGGGCCTGGACTCGAGCCTGGACCCGAGCCTGGGGCAGGGCCTGGAGCAGGGCGTGGCCCCTGACCTTGATCAGCGGCCGACCGGACGGCGGTTCGCCGGTGTGGCCACGATGATCGGCAGTGGGCTCTCCAACCAGACCGGCGCCGCGATCGGATCCCAGGCCTTCCCCGTCATCGGCCCGATCGGGGTCGTCGCCGTCCGCCAGTACGTGGCCGCGATCGTCCTGCTGGCCGTCGGCAGGCCCCGGCTGCGGAACTTCACCTGGTGGCAGTGGCGGCCGGTGGTGGGGCTCGCCGTGGTGTTCGGGACCATGAATCTGTCCCTGTACAGCGCCATTGACCGCATCGGCCTCGGGCTGGCGGTGACCCTGGAGTTCCTCGGCCCGCTGTGCATCGCGCTCGCCGGCTCACGGCGCCGCGTGGACGCCTGCTGTGCGCTGGTCGCGGCGGCCGCCGTGGTGACCCTCATGCGCCCGCGCCCCTCGGCCGACTATCTGGGCATGGGGCTGGGGTTGCTGGCCGCCGTGTGCTGGGCGTCGTACATCCTGCTCAACCGCGCCGTGGGGCGGCGGGTCCCCGGCGCCCAGGGGTCTGCGGCGGCCGCGGGGATCTCCGCGCTGATGTTCCTGCCGGTCGGGATCGCCGTCGCCGTCCACCAGCCGCCGACCGTGAGCGCCGCGGCGTACGCCGTCGTCGCGGGCGTCCTCTCCTCGGCCGTGCCGTACCTCGCGGACCTGTTCACGCTGCGCCGTGTGCCCGCCCAGGCGTTCGGGCTCTTCATGAGCGTCAACCCCGTCCTGGCCGCACTGGTCGGCTGGGTCGGTCTGGGGCAGAGCCTGGGGTGGACGGAGTGGATCAGCGTGGGCGCCATCGTCGTGGCCAACGCGCTGAGCATCCTCACCCGGCGCGGCTGA
- a CDS encoding nucleotidyltransferase domain-containing protein, whose translation MTDDTFLMTDDIFLDDVAERLAALPAVHAVTLGGSRAQGTHTPESDWDLALYYRGGFDPATLRAVGWEGEVSELGEWGGGVFNGGAWLTIDGRRVDIHYRDLEVVEHELAASRQGRFHWEPLMFHLAGIPSYLVVAELALNQVLRGTLPRPEYPAALREAAPPMWRGRAALTLRYASAAYVGRGQATEVAGALATAALQTAHAVLAARGEWVTNEKRLLQRADLRAIDTIVAGLRPEPTALAEAIAATEALFEAAG comes from the coding sequence ATGACCGACGACACGTTCCTCATGACCGACGACATCTTCCTCGACGATGTCGCCGAGCGGCTGGCCGCCCTGCCCGCCGTGCACGCCGTCACCCTCGGGGGCTCGCGTGCGCAGGGCACCCACACCCCGGAGAGCGACTGGGACCTGGCCCTGTACTACCGGGGTGGCTTCGACCCGGCCACGCTGCGGGCCGTGGGCTGGGAGGGCGAGGTCTCCGAGCTCGGCGAGTGGGGCGGTGGTGTCTTCAACGGGGGCGCCTGGCTGACGATCGACGGACGGCGCGTGGACATCCACTACCGCGACCTCGAGGTGGTGGAACACGAACTCGCCGCATCACGGCAGGGCCGCTTCCACTGGGAACCGCTGATGTTCCATCTCGCGGGCATCCCCAGCTATCTGGTGGTGGCCGAACTCGCCCTCAACCAGGTGCTGCGGGGCACCCTGCCCCGCCCCGAGTACCCGGCGGCGCTGCGTGAGGCGGCGCCCCCGATGTGGCGCGGGCGCGCGGCCTTGACCCTGCGGTACGCCTCGGCCGCGTACGTGGGACGTGGCCAGGCCACCGAGGTCGCGGGGGCGCTGGCGACCGCCGCCCTCCAGACGGCGCACGCGGTGCTGGCGGCGCGCGGTGAGTGGGTCACCAATGAGAAGCGGCTCCTACAGCGGGCGGACCTGCGTGCCATCGACACGATCGTGGCGGGGCTGCGGCCGGAGCCCACCGCCCTGGCCGAGGCGATCGCCGCCACGGAGGCGCTGTTCGAGGCCGCGGGCTGA
- a CDS encoding SDR family oxidoreductase, giving the protein MSADAGADTRGDATSGELVLVTGGSGYVGTHVISGLLRSGHRVRTTVRSHGSATSAAAGVRSAVAASGVDPGGRLDIVSADLTTDDGWDDAMAGCAHVHHVASPFPSVQPDNADELIVPARDGTLRVLRAARDQGVKRVVMTSSFAAVGYSHKDGAEYDESDWTDPEDDNPPYIRSKTIAELAAWDFVAKEGDGLELTVLNPTGIFGPALGPRLSASTEHIRAMLEGEMPAVPRAHFGMVDVRDVAELHLRAMTHPAAAGQRFLASGDRAVSLLWIARVLAEHLGERAARVPTREFDDERAREAVGVTERVPILRTEKARSVFGWTPRDPVTTILDTAESLFRLGLVKG; this is encoded by the coding sequence GTGTCCGCTGATGCCGGCGCCGACACCCGTGGCGACGCCACCAGTGGCGAACTCGTCCTGGTGACAGGAGGCAGCGGCTATGTCGGCACCCACGTGATCAGCGGCCTGCTGCGGAGCGGCCATCGGGTCCGCACCACGGTCCGCTCACACGGCTCGGCCACGAGCGCCGCCGCCGGCGTCCGGTCGGCCGTCGCGGCCTCCGGTGTCGATCCCGGCGGGCGGCTCGACATCGTCAGCGCCGACCTGACCACGGATGACGGCTGGGACGACGCGATGGCGGGGTGCGCCCATGTCCACCACGTCGCGTCGCCGTTTCCCTCCGTCCAGCCGGACAACGCCGACGAGCTGATCGTCCCCGCGCGGGACGGCACCCTTCGTGTGCTGAGGGCCGCACGGGACCAGGGTGTGAAGCGGGTCGTGATGACGTCCTCCTTCGCCGCGGTGGGGTACAGCCACAAGGACGGTGCCGAGTACGACGAGAGCGACTGGACCGACCCCGAGGACGACAACCCGCCCTACATCCGCTCGAAGACCATCGCGGAGCTGGCCGCCTGGGACTTCGTGGCGAAGGAGGGGGACGGCCTCGAACTGACGGTGCTCAACCCGACCGGGATCTTCGGTCCGGCGCTCGGCCCCCGGCTGTCCGCCTCGACGGAACACATCCGGGCGATGTTGGAGGGGGAGATGCCGGCCGTCCCCCGCGCGCACTTCGGCATGGTGGACGTACGCGATGTCGCCGAGCTCCACCTCCGGGCCATGACGCATCCCGCCGCGGCCGGACAGCGCTTCCTCGCCAGCGGCGACCGGGCCGTCAGCCTCCTGTGGATCGCCCGGGTGCTGGCCGAACACCTCGGCGAGCGCGCCGCCCGGGTGCCCACGCGGGAGTTCGACGACGAACGAGCGCGGGAAGCGGTCGGCGTGACGGAGCGGGTACCGATCCTGCGCACCGAGAAGGCGCGTTCCGTGTTCGGCTGGACCCCGCGCGACCCGGTGACGACCATCCTCGACACCGCGGAGAGCCTGTTCCGCCTGGGCCTGGTGAAGGGCTGA
- a CDS encoding MerR family transcriptional regulator — protein sequence MTATEAETEVRGSPMTIQQVSRLSGLSEPTLRYYEKIGLIPAVDRDRDSGHRRYHPRVVETIKALGCLRSTGMSVRDMRAYLSHLDEGARGAAPLRDLFQRNADRLEREIALMEVRLRYLRLKADMWDARERADAGAEHRAIEELTDVIDTLQP from the coding sequence ATGACGGCGACAGAGGCAGAGACCGAGGTCCGGGGCTCCCCGATGACCATCCAGCAGGTGTCGAGGCTGAGTGGCCTCTCGGAGCCGACACTGCGCTACTACGAGAAGATCGGCCTGATCCCCGCCGTGGACCGCGACCGGGACAGTGGCCACCGGCGCTACCACCCCCGCGTGGTGGAGACCATCAAGGCGCTGGGGTGCCTGAGATCCACCGGCATGAGCGTGCGGGACATGCGTGCCTACCTCAGCCACCTCGACGAGGGCGCGCGGGGCGCGGCTCCCCTGCGTGACCTCTTCCAACGCAACGCGGACCGCCTGGAGCGGGAGATCGCGCTCATGGAGGTCCGCCTGCGCTATCTGCGGCTCAAGGCGGACATGTGGGACGCGCGCGAGCGCGCCGACGCCGGTGCCGAGCACCGGGCGATCGAAGAACTGACGGACGTCATCGACACGCTTCAGCCGTGA
- a CDS encoding MFS transporter, with protein sequence MQTAMAAMMILGMVGGPLLGGLLADHIGWRWAFWLNLPLGLVAGAVIALALPDRRPATPPSGRLDVAGILLLAAGLSLALTGLSLKGNTTAGHAPSWTDPAVLGCLLGGLALLAALIPVERRAAVPVLPLRLFRHRTYTALLTAGFFFQVAALPVGIFLPPYFQHIRGHSATASGLLLLPLLIGMTLGNRLTAATVLRIGHVKPVLLIGAGLLTAGTAAFVALRATTPLALTSVLLLLVGLGAGPAMGGLTIATQSAVPRADMGTATAGSALTKQLGGTVGPAGAQSLIGHSGAAAPTATAIGSTVAWSGGAAGLLALGALLLMRDIPVATAGKRPGAPTPPPAASAAAPRADRHP encoded by the coding sequence ATGCAGACGGCGATGGCCGCCATGATGATCCTGGGCATGGTGGGCGGCCCGCTCCTCGGCGGGTTACTCGCCGATCACATCGGCTGGCGCTGGGCGTTCTGGCTCAACCTCCCGCTCGGGCTGGTTGCGGGCGCCGTCATCGCCCTGGCCCTGCCCGACCGCCGTCCCGCCACCCCGCCGTCCGGCCGGCTCGACGTGGCGGGGATCCTCCTGCTCGCCGCCGGGCTCTCGCTCGCGCTGACCGGCCTCAGCCTCAAGGGCAACACGACCGCCGGACACGCGCCCTCCTGGACGGACCCGGCCGTGCTGGGCTGTCTGCTCGGCGGTCTGGCACTGCTCGCCGCGCTCATACCGGTCGAGCGGCGGGCCGCCGTCCCCGTCCTGCCCCTGCGGCTGTTCCGGCACCGCACCTACACCGCCCTGCTGACCGCCGGTTTCTTCTTCCAGGTCGCCGCGCTGCCGGTGGGGATCTTCCTGCCGCCGTACTTCCAGCACATCCGCGGCCACTCGGCCACCGCCTCCGGTCTGCTGCTGCTCCCCCTGCTCATCGGCATGACCCTGGGCAACCGGCTCACCGCCGCCACCGTGCTGCGCATCGGGCACGTCAAGCCGGTCCTGCTGATCGGCGCGGGGCTGCTCACCGCCGGTACCGCCGCCTTCGTCGCCCTGCGGGCCACGACGCCTCTCGCTCTGACGTCCGTTCTGCTGCTGCTCGTCGGGCTCGGCGCCGGACCGGCCATGGGCGGGCTCACCATCGCCACCCAGAGCGCCGTCCCGCGTGCGGACATGGGCACCGCCACCGCGGGCTCCGCGCTCACCAAGCAGCTCGGTGGCACGGTCGGCCCGGCCGGCGCCCAGTCCCTGATCGGCCACTCCGGCGCGGCCGCGCCCACCGCCACGGCCATCGGCTCCACCGTCGCCTGGAGCGGCGGCGCCGCCGGGCTCCTCGCCCTCGGGGCACTGCTCCTCATGCGCGACATCCCCGTCGCCACGGCCGGGAAGCGCCCGGGTGCGCCCACTCCCCCGCCCGCCGCCTCCGCGGCGGCGCCGAGGGCCGATCGGCACCCTTGA